One window of Flexivirga oryzae genomic DNA carries:
- a CDS encoding SMP-30/gluconolactonase/LRE family protein: protein MRAEPIATPHAFHAEGPVWWPEWSLEGPGELRYVDMMAGDVLIARGDDVERIHVGKVAAAMRPRGAGGALIALERGFALAAKNDLSDLQVMQPIWDDPSVRFNDGGCDPAGNFYCGTMAYDQHEGGASLYLLTTEGMASPVLGGLTIANGIGWSPEGKTAYFNDTPTRTIWAFDWEPETGLTERRPWVALPDDLPGNPDGLWVDQEGGVWVALYGGSAVHRYVDRELSQVVEVPGVTNVTACTFGGDALQTLYITTTRENVPDGEQPLAGAVFAVDPGVGGLPALPFGA from the coding sequence ATGCGAGCCGAGCCGATTGCCACACCGCACGCCTTCCACGCCGAAGGACCCGTCTGGTGGCCCGAGTGGTCCCTCGAAGGCCCGGGTGAGCTGCGGTACGTCGACATGATGGCCGGCGACGTGTTGATCGCGCGCGGCGACGACGTCGAGCGGATCCACGTCGGCAAGGTGGCCGCGGCGATGCGACCACGCGGCGCCGGCGGTGCGCTCATCGCGCTGGAGCGCGGCTTCGCGCTCGCCGCGAAGAACGACCTGTCGGATCTGCAGGTCATGCAGCCGATCTGGGACGACCCGTCGGTGCGCTTCAACGACGGCGGCTGCGACCCGGCGGGCAACTTCTACTGCGGCACGATGGCCTACGACCAGCACGAGGGCGGCGCCTCGCTCTACCTGCTCACGACCGAGGGTATGGCGTCGCCGGTGCTCGGCGGTCTCACGATCGCCAACGGGATCGGCTGGTCCCCGGAGGGCAAGACGGCATACTTCAACGACACCCCGACTCGCACCATCTGGGCGTTCGACTGGGAGCCGGAGACCGGGCTCACCGAGCGCCGCCCGTGGGTCGCGCTGCCCGATGACCTGCCCGGCAACCCGGACGGCCTCTGGGTCGACCAGGAGGGCGGCGTCTGGGTCGCGCTGTATGGCGGCTCGGCCGTCCATCGTTACGTCGACCGGGAGCTCAGCCAGGTGGTCGAGGTGCCCGGTGTCACCAACGTCACAGCCTGCACGTTCGGCGGCGACGCGCTGCAGACGCTCTACATCACCACCACCCGGGAGAACGTGCCGGACGGCGAACAGCCGCTCGCCGGCGCCGTTTTCGCCGTCGATCCGGGCGTCGGCGGCCTACCCGCGCTGCCGTTCGGAGCCTGA